In a genomic window of Anser cygnoides isolate HZ-2024a breed goose chromosome 28, Taihu_goose_T2T_genome, whole genome shotgun sequence:
- the LOC136787091 gene encoding LOW QUALITY PROTEIN: lysophospholipase D GDPD3-like (The sequence of the model RefSeq protein was modified relative to this genomic sequence to represent the inferred CDS: deleted 1 base in 1 codon): protein GEGKGQEGRGQRARGRGFTRGGVASCLGAWLQSWGCGFTRGGVASTWGRGLTRGAWPHTWGRGLDLGAWPRLGGVTSDLGAWPHTWGRGLDLGAWPRRPAHPLIRLRRRLENTMEAFENAVAQGAELLELDCRRTRDGAVVLSHDRGLRRQAGLDRDLRDLAYEELPPYKETLEVTFAPGCYSRGRDRRMPRLDEVFARFPHVAVSVEIKDDDDELIQQVAELVRRHDRAAITLWASFDDRILRKCRAAHPGMPYGFSPRRALWCSPSTTWGCCRCCPWGRRRCWDPCPASSTGRISRCPKGILGQALALLADKFIMTKGLLQHLRERDIQVVLWVLNEECDFADAFARGASGVMTDYPGRLRRYLDAHPRPDRYRPVQTATERYRPVQTSTDQYKPLQTTTTH, encoded by the exons ggggagggaaaggggcaggaggggcGGGGGCAAAGagcgagggggcgtggcttcaCCCGTGGGGGTGTGGCTTCATGCCTGGGGGCGTGGCTTCAATCCTGGGGGTGTGGCTTCACAcgcgggggcgtggcctcgacttgggggcgtggcctcacACGTGGGGCGTGGCCTCACacgtgggggcgtggcctcgacttgggggcgtggcctcgacTTGGGGGCGTGACCTCAGacttgggggcgtggcctcacacgtgggggcgtggcctcgacTTGGGGGCGTGGCCCCGACGCCCCGCCCACCCCCTTATAAGGCTGCGGCGGCGCCTGGAGAACACGATGGAGGCCTTCGAGAA cgcGGTGGCGCAGGGcgcggagctgctggagctggactGCCGGCGGACGCGGGACGGCGCCGTGGTGCTGAGCCACGACCGGGGGCTGCGGCGCCAGGCGGGCCTCGACCGGGACCTGCGGGACCTGGCCTACGAG GAGCTGCCGCCCTACAAGGAGACGCTGGAGGTGACGTTTGCGCCCG GGTGCTACTCGCGGGGCCGCGACCGCCGCATGCCGCGCCTGGACGAGGTCTTCGCCCGCTTCCCGCACGTGGCCGTCAGCGTCGAGATCAAGGACGACGACGACGAGCTCATCCAGCAG GTGGCGGAGCTGGTGCGGCGCCACGACCGCGCCGCCATCACCCTCTGGGCCTCCTTCGACGACCGCATCCTGCGCAAGTGCCGGGCGGCG caccccggGATGCCGTACGGCTTCTCGCCGCGGCGGGCGCTG TGGTGCTCGCCTTCCACtacctggggctgctgccgctgctgcccctGGGGGAGGCGGCGCTGCTGGGACCCCTGCCCGGCATCATCAACAG GACGTATTTCCCGGTGCCCAAAGGGAATCCTGGGGCAGGCGCTTGCCCTGCTGGCTGACAA GTTCATCATGAccaaggggctgctgcagcacctgcggGAGCGCGACATCCAG gtggtgctgtgggtgctgaATGAGGAGTGCGACTTCGCCGACGCCTTCGCCCGTGGCGCCAGCGGCGTGATGACCGACTACCCGGGGCGGCTGCGGCGGTACCTGGACGCCCACCCCCGCCCTGACCGGTACAGGCCAGTACAGACCGCTACGGAACGCTACAgaccagtacaaaccagtacagaccagtacaAACCACTACAAACCACTACAACCCATTAA
- the LOC136787092 gene encoding LOW QUALITY PROTEIN: bolA-like protein 2 (The sequence of the model RefSeq protein was modified relative to this genomic sequence to represent the inferred CDS: deleted 1 base in 1 codon) → MAEPELSAEALRERLRRELGAEHVVGGGGDRGGLPPLSPRLPPQGWRTRPAARCAASFRVLVVAAAFRGKGLLQRHRLVNEALAAELGRIHALEQRTLTPEQWAAEGGSERSPSPTACVTWPPPPPRNTPKRRPSLRPPLP, encoded by the exons ATGGCGGAGCCGGAGCTGAGCGCGGAGGCGCTgcgggagcggctgcggcgggagctgggagcagagcacgtggtgggcggggggggggaccggggggggctTC cccccctgagCCCCCGTTTGCCCCCGCAGGGGTGGAGGACACGACCGGCCGCCCGCTGCGCCGCCAGCTTCCGCGTGCTGGTGGTGGCGGCCGCCTTC CGCGgcaaggggctgctgcagcgGCACCG GCTGGTGAACGAGGCGCTGGCGGCGGAGCTGGGCCGCATCCACGCGCTGGAGCAGCGCACGCTCACCCCCGAGCAGTGGGCGGCCGAGGGGGGCAGTGAGAGGAGCCCCTCCCCCACCGCCTGCGTCACctggccgccccctcccccccgtaACACCCCCAAGAGGAGGCCTTCATTGCGGCCCCCCCTCCCCTGA
- the LOC136787215 gene encoding LOW QUALITY PROTEIN: structure-specific endonuclease subunit SLX1-like (The sequence of the model RefSeq protein was modified relative to this genomic sequence to represent the inferred CDS: inserted 1 base in 1 codon): MSLRAVYLLRSAAPGARGGAYVGFSLDPERRLRQHNAGRRHGGAWRTSGRGPWEMELYVHGFPSDVAALRFEWAWQHPSASRRLPGVSPRRRRERPIAFALRLLPRLLRAPWSRLPLRLRWLXPPPGPAPAPPSHVVVEVGPAWAEATPPEEEGHAPRRFGHAPRRLGSALPAASVGCPARALTPPLRCPRPGCPAVTHAPVPGAALPARGAPRAAAPARGLPRLPAGHAVGGADSPLPRLP; this comes from the exons ATGTCGCTGCGGGCCGTGTACCTGCTGCGCtcggccgcccccggggcccgCGGCGGGGCCTACGTCGGCTTCAGCCTGGACCCGGAGCGGCGGCTGCGGCAGCACAACGCGGGGCGGCGGCACGGCGGGGCCTGGAGGACGAGCGGCCGCGGGCCCTG GGAGATGGAGCTCTACGTGCACGGCTTCCCGTCCGACGTGGCGGCGCTGAGG ttCGAGTGGGCGTGGCAGCACCCCTCGGcctcccgccgcctccccggcgtgtcgccgcgccgccgccgcgagCGGCCCATCGCCTTCGCCCTGCGGCTGCTGCCCCGCCTCCTGCGCGCCCCCTGGAGCCGCCTCCCCCTGCGCCTCCGCTGGC cgcccccgcccggccccgcccccgccccgccctcGCACGTCGTCGTCGAGGTGGGACCCGCGTGggccgaggccacgccccccgagGAGgaaggccacgccccccgccggtttggccacgccccccgccgCCTTGGCTCcgccctccctgcagcctctgtgGGCTGCCCTGCGAG gGCCCTGACTCCGCCCCTGCGCTGCCCGCGGCCCGGCTGCCCGGCGGTGACGCACGCCCCTGTGCCTGGCGCCGCGCTTCCTGCGCGCGGAGCCCCGCGAGCTGCTGCCCCTGCGCGGGGCCTGCCCCGG ctgccagcaggacaTGCTGTGGGGGGAGCTGATTCGCCACTACCACGGTTACCATGA
- the SGF29 gene encoding LOW QUALITY PROTEIN: SAGA-associated factor 29 (The sequence of the model RefSeq protein was modified relative to this genomic sequence to represent the inferred CDS: inserted 1 base in 1 codon; deleted 1 base in 1 codon), with translation MALVSADSRIAELLGELHQLIKQTQEERSRSEHNLVNIQKTHERMQTENKISPYYRTKLRGLYTTAKADAEAECNILRKALDKIAEIKSLLEERRIEYAAKIAGIYSDAEPPRKTMRRGVLMTLLQQSAMTLPLWIGKPGDRVSPPPLCGAIPAAGDYVAKPGDKVAARVKAVDGDEQWILAEVVSYSHAANKYEVDDIDEEGKERHTLSRRRIIPLPQWKANPXTDPEALFQKEQLVLALYPQTTCFYRALIHAPPQRPQDDYSVLFEDTSYADGYSPPLNVAQRYVVACKETKKK, from the exons ATGGCGCTGGTCTCGGCGGACTCGCGCATCGCGGAGCTGCTCGGGGAGCTGCACCAGCTCATCAAGCAGACGCAG GAGGAGCGGTCCCGCAGCGAGCACAACCTGGTCAACATCCAGAAGACGCACGAGAGGATGCAGACGGAGAACAAAA tctccCCCTATTACCGCACGAAGCTGCGGGGGCTCTACACCACCGCCAAGGCGGACGCTGAGGCCGAGTGCAA catcctgCGGAAGGCGCTGGACAAGATCGCCGAGATCAAGTCGCTGCTGGAGGAGCGCCGCATTGAGTacg cggCCAAGATCGCCGGCATCTACAGCGACGCGGAGCCGCCGCGGAAGACGATGCGCCGC GGGGTGCTGATGACGCTGCTGCAGCAGTCGGCCATGACGCTGCCCCTCTGGATCGGCAAGCCCGGGGACAgagtga GCCCCCCCCCGCTGTGCGGCGCCATCCCGGCGGCCGGGGACTACGTGGCCAAGCCCGGGGACAAGGTGGCCGCGCGCGTCAAGGCGGTGGACGGCGACGAGCAGTGGATCCTGGCCGAGGTGGTCAGCTACAGCCACGCCGCCAACAA GTATGAGGTGGACGACATCGACGAGGAGGGCAAGGA GCGCCACACGCTGAGCCGCCGCCGCATCATCCCGCTGCCGCAGTGGAAGGCCAACC AGACCGACCCCGAGGCGCTGTTCCAGAaggagcagctggtgctggcccTGTACCCGCAGACCACCTGCTTCTACCGCGCCCTCATCCACGCGCCCCCGCAGCGG CCGCAGGACGACTACTCGGTGCTGTTCGAGGACACCTCGTACGCCGACGGCTACTCGCCGCCCCTCAACGTGGCGCAGCGCTACGTGGTGGCCTGCAAGGAGACCAAGAAGaagtga
- the CLN3 gene encoding battenin produces MGPGRALLLLLLAALGRAGPGLRLCRRLLGESRALRRSYAAERLHGARLHLAPPPGHPLLVSIAARDWLALSAPQRLEALGRRLPLLRGGLGALGRGEGAAGRPGRGAAGAGPGLGPAGPRPAPGGADEDPPEPPLAERCRNDAAFWLLGLCNNTPYVVMLSAAHDILRPPEMPPAPRTAPATTAAPSPPGRCCWPTSCPRC; encoded by the exons atggggccggggcgggcgctgctgctgctgctgctggcggcgctGGGCCGCGCCGGGCCCGGGCTGCGGCTGTGCCGGCGGCTGCTGGGCGAGAGCCGCGCGCTGCGGCGGAGCTAC GCCGCCGAGCGCCTGCACGGGGCCCGCCTGcacctggccccgccccccgggcaCCCGCTGCTCGTCAGCATCGCGGCCAGGGATTGGCTGGCGCTCAGC gccccgcagCGCCTGGAGGCCCTGGGGCgccgcctgcccctgctgcgggggggcctgggggcgcTGGGCCGGGGcgagggggcggccgggcggcccGGACGTGGGGCAGCGGGCGCGGGACCTGGGCTGGGACCTGCGGGACCTCGGCCGGCACCTGGGGGCGCag ATGAGGACCCCCCGGAGCCGCCCCTGGCCGAGCGCTGCCGGAACGACGCCGCCTTCTG gctgctggggctctgcaaCAACACCCCCTACGTGGTGATGCTCAGCGCCGCCCACGACATCCTGCGGCCCCCCGAG atgccgCCGGCCCCCAGAACGGCTCCCGCTACGACTGCAGCCCCATCTCCACCGGG GCGGTGCTGCTGGCCGACATCCTGCCCACGCTGCTGA